One stretch of Brettanomyces nanus chromosome 4, complete sequence DNA includes these proteins:
- a CDS encoding uncharacterized protein (EggNog:ENOG41), translating to MESDSADALTIDSSTNSFDISHINNIFPVVSTHTRLPYFISRPVSIDSFQFSGNHKKYLEYFCDDFARVICPLTPTPDLNPAKDILLYYARDNNYLLCAVLSCGALQLHRKSHDPRDEANYCNYLSTCIQLLSSVLADEAKIKEKIEPMILTILLLTSYTAMSNIQKWRPHLKAVKELLAAYVPPADKSSLDSAYVMAFCRAWYTSIEVIAGLTAPHGGTAESEDEIDSIIFDIPNLKFYLEGMRISRKDDFNILYGYTNRLAMTLQKTVKYMRRVRAYREELKHNPYAKPDIDLEEYGKMFQEIWQNEKFYVISKDGIIPRDHFMHPDNNSEPPPGFQPLSSEAIEKIVLKTGEEVCISWYDISHQSFVWAAILVMLSMMAQLPKKHYMVQQAVHKVLDLMVFLHSKNRITGYVLMLLQCSMYITGLNCINTEDRRLVLKFFDNLNVMGNVSASVNTEKLKRKWKRYDENRNNIPFDKEFDDFDEEELPEDIISY from the exons ATGGAGA GCGACTCTGCTGATGCTCTGACGATAGATTCTAGTACAAACTCGTTCGACATTTCACACATCAATAACATCTTTCCTGTCGTCAGCACCCATACGAGGCTTCCATATTTCATCAGCAGACCTGTGTCAATTGACTCTTTTCAGTTTTCGGGCAATCATAAGAAGTACTTGGAGTACTTCTGTGATGATTTCGCACGCGTAATCTGTCCATTAACCCCTACTCCTGATTTAAACCCGGCCAAGGACATTCTTTTATATTATGCTAGGGATAACAATTATTTATTATGCGCAGTTCTGTCATGTGGTGCTTTGCAATTGCATCGCAAGAGCCATGATCCAAGAGATGAAGCAAACTACTGCAACTATTTGTCTACATGCATTCAGTTACTTTCCTCAGTCTTGGCTGATGAGGCCAAAATAAAGGAGAAAATTGAACCCATGATCCTCACCATTCTACTACTGACGTCTTACACTGCTATGTCAAATATTCAGAAATGGAGACCACATTTAAAAGCAGTCAAGGAGCTATTGGCTGCCTATGTTCCACCTGCTGATAAGTCTTCCCTTGACAGTGCCTATGTGATGGCTTTCTGTAGAGCATGGTATACATCGATTGAGGTAATTGCAGGATTGACTGCTCCTCATGGAGGTACGGCAGAAAGTGAGGACGAAATTGACTCAATCATTTTTGACATTCCGAATTTGAAGTTTTATCTGGAGGGAATGAGGATTTCTCGTAAAGATGACTTCAACATTCTTTATGGCTATACAAACAGGTTAGCAATGACTCTACAGAAGACGGTAAAATATATGCGACGGGTTCGGGCTTATCGTGAAGAGCTGAAACACAATCCCTACGCCAAACCTGACATTGATCTAGAAGAGTACGGTAAAATGTTTCAGGAGATTTGGCAGAACGAGAAATTCTATGTTATCAGTAAAGATGGAATAATTCCACGTGATCACTTCATGCATCCCGACAATAACTCGGAACCTCCTCCTGGGTTCCAACCCCTTTCAAGCGAGGctatagaaaagatagtGCTAAAGActggagaagaagtatgCATCTCTTGGTATGATATTAGCCACCAGTCGTTTGTTTGGGCGGCCATACTTGTGATGCTTTCGATGATGGCTCAACTGCCCAAAAAGCATTATATGGTGCAACAGGCCGTCCACAAAGTACTTGACTTGATGGTTTTTCTCCACTCCAAGAACAGGATTACCGGCTATGTATTGATGCTACTACAATGTTCTATGTATATTACCGGGTTGAACTGTATCAACACGGAAGACCGACGCTTGGTTCTCAAATTCTTCGACAACTTAAACGTGATGGGTAATGTATCTGCCTCAGTGAATacagagaaattgaaacGGAAGTGGAAACGATACGATGAAAATAGGAACAATATTCCATTCGACAAGGAATTCGATGACTTTGACGAGGAGGAACTCCCTGAAGACATAATTAGTTATTAA
- a CDS encoding uncharacterized protein (EggNog:ENOG41): MKFSRIALAITSVLSYAATVVGSDDAQADQKPIQVDSDFQPTKEKPFNFRIEYIVKGKQVTATSEIIEVLNGDTIALQYQFLNNEEEDCSIIGVGGKLISPVTGELKANITANQIGPLEASNNQTVTFIQNVGVDVPPDTYLLVPAVYIVFQKKFMVLGARNQLIQVEDPKISFFNPKLILSELALGASLIGIIYIVYAMFGKKYLKGILPASRNSIPANEKSKSSAKSTSSSVDSEWLPQTHLKVAARKSRKIK; encoded by the coding sequence ATGAAGTTTTCTAGAATTGCTTTGGCAATAACCTCAGTTTTATCATACGCTGCAACTGTAGTCGGTTCCGATGATGCACAGGCAGATCAGAAGCCGATCCAGGTGGACTCAGACTTCCAGCCAACAAAGGAGAAGCCATTCAACTTCAGAATCGAATATATCGTCAAGGGAAAGCAAGTAACTGCTACCTCTGAGATAATTGAAGTTTTGAATGGTGACACTATTGCTTTGCAGTATCAATTCCTCAACaatgaggaggaagattgCAGTATCATCGGTGTTGGTGGTAAGTTGATCTCCCCTGTCACTGGAGAGCTTAAGGCCAATATCACTGCCAATCAAATCGGTCCTTTAGAAGCTTCCAACAATCAAACTGTCACCTTCATTCAAAACGTTGGTGTAGATGTTCCTCCTGATACCTACTTACTTGTTCCTGCTGTCTATATTGTgttccagaagaagttcatgGTGTTAGGTGCCAGAAATCAACTAATCCAGGTTGAAGATCCTAAAatttcattcttcaatccaaagttAATCCTTTCTGAGCTAGCTTTAGGTGCCTCTCTAATTGGAATTATCTATATCGTTTATGCTATGTTCGGTAAGAAGTATCTCAAGGGTAttcttcctgcttctcGTAACAGCATCCCTGCTAATGAGAAGTCTAAATCTTCTGCAAAGTCTACCTCTTCCAGCGTTGATAGTGAATGGTTACCTCAAACTCACCTTAAAGTGGCTGCAAGAAAATCCAGAAAGATCAAATGA
- a CDS encoding uncharacterized protein (EggNog:ENOG41): MTLTEDQIDSFNKEGCLIIKGYLDAETVKGLNDEIQRLYTEVDLKTHPMTKFTTEADGEHIGDKYFLESSDKIHFLFEPGSFNENGKLERPVDKAVNKIGHGLHFLNEKFRAITINDGIASICKQMGYKDPKALQSMVIVKQPRIGGEVPPHTDSQFLYTDPISCLGFWFALEDCTLENGCIGYFPGSHKKYDVKRRLVRESATGTGTKFVRLGDTYKDWTSTEEEKKEEEFFADRSHYNWAVIPAGSLVLIHGNVIHVSDANKSDKSRNAYVFHVVEGFAEYDELNWLQIPWDHPKGSKNFTRLYS; encoded by the coding sequence ATGACTCTTACGGAAGATCAGATTGATAGTTTTAACAAAGAAGGTTGCCTTATCATCAAGGGCTATTTGGATGCCGAGACAGTTAAGGGATTGAATGATGAAATCCAGAGGTTGTATACAGAGGTTGATCTCAAAACTCATCCAATGACCAAGTTTACTACTGAGGCTGACGGTGAGCACATCGGTGATAAGTATTTTCTGGAATCCTCTGATAAgattcattttctttttgagcCGGGATCATTCAACGAAAATGGTAAGCTTGAGAGACCAGTTGATAAGGCTGTCAATAAGATTGGCCACGGTCTTCATTTCCTGAATGAGAAATTCAGGGCCATTACCATTAACGATGGCATTGCTTCTATTTGTAAGCAGATGGGTTACAAGGATCCAAAAGCTTTGCAGAGTATGGTCATTGTCAAGCAACCTCGCATAGGCGGTGAGGTGCCTCCTCATACAGACTCTCAGTTCCTTTACACCGATCCAATCAGCTGTTTGGGATTTTGGTTTGCCTTGGAAGACTGTACACTAGAAAATGGTTGTATTGGCTATTTTCCAGGTTCTCATAAAAAGTACGACGTCAAGAGAAGACTCGTTAGAGAGTCTGCAACAGGTACAGGTACCAAATTTGTAAGACTAGGCGACACTTATAAAGATTGGACTtcaactgaagaagagaagaaagaagaggagttcTTTGCCGATCGTAGTCATTATAATTGGGCTGTTATTCCTGCTGGAAGTTTGGTTTTGATTCACGGTAATGTAATCCATGTCTCTGACGCCAACAAGTCTGACAAATCCAGAAACGCTTACGTATTCCATGTTGTGGAAGGATTTGCGGAGTACGATGAATTGAATTGGCTACAGATTCCTTGGGACCACCCAAAAGGCTCCAAAAACTTTACCAGACTTTATAGCTGA
- a CDS encoding uncharacterized protein (EggNog:ENOG41), with amino-acid sequence MKRFLDIEESRVTKCAKVSQSGCDFLVKLPLEVVEIVIAKGKLSRRDIINISLVSSSHRLRFFQFVYDKVKLTWTDFKRFEETFKQKDLVQRIRVYSNLKDVKQTSYGEWNISLREILLKCTNLSEMTIEVMTSARCLKYQDNFDVDLSNKITSLKLISHAHEAADESLFELSQLQKFHNLTSLNLNGFFISKDQYFYPKYKPDLSDFKVRSKDGKLLKLERLELVNCRWEHPFNLSDIFSPTYPSPNPVLFSGGRQEEFTAPSSLSLFYSEESSSFVVSERFQALINNENDEQFLFQTRFYCKLKELKIVILNRDNKDDKYSYYYPWLAQLDLKRKFQAQSETTGEIENRSILTSLQSLTLVGWRLANSHELEKIFTVDKDMKYNMKRIQLYLIQAGDSKDQLDRIQNHLEVIFNGPGRNNNHCEVTVGYAEECLADHEYDTDFSKLHEGEM; translated from the coding sequence ATGAAACGTTTTTTGGACATAGAAGAATCAAGGGTAACGAAATGTGCTAAAGTTTCTCAGAGTGGTTGTGATTTCCTTGTCAAACTGCCTTTAGAAGTGGTGGAGATAGTGATTGCCAAGGGGAAGCTTTCTCGCCGGgatatcatcaacatttCACTGGTGTCCAGCTCTCATAGATTACGATTCTTCCAGTTTGTATACGACAAAGTGAAACTGACGTGGACCGACTTCAAGCGGTTTGAAGAGACATTTAAACAGAAGGATTTGGTCCAACGCATAAGGGTCTATAGTAACCTCAAGGATGTCAAGCAAACTAGCTACGGAGAATGGAATATCTCGTTGAGAGAGATTTTACTGAAATGCACCAACTTGTCCGAAATGACGATAGAAGTAATGACGTCTGCTCGATGCCTCAAGTACCAGGACAACTTTGATGTAGATTTGTCCAACAAGATAACGAGTCTAAAGTTGATCAGTCATGCGCACGAGGCTGCAGACGAATCCCTTTTCGAACTGTCTCAGCTCCAAAAGTTTCACAATTTGACGAGTTTGAACCTCAACGGGTTCTTTATCAGTAAAGATCAGTACTTCTATCCGAAGTATAAGCCAGATTTATCTGATTTTAAAGTACGAAGTAAAGATGGTAAGCTTCTTAAGCTGGAGAGGTTGGAATTGGTGAACTGCCGATGGGAGCACCCGTTCAATTTGAGCGATATTTTCAGCCCTACATATCCATCACCCAATCCCGTGCTCTTCTCTGGTGGAAGACAGGAAGAATTTACAGCACCATCCAGCCTTTCGCTATTCTACAGCGAAGAATCTTCATCGTTTGTAGTGAGTGAGAGGTTTCAGGCACTGATAAACAACGAAAATGATGAGCAGTTTCTATTTCAGACCCGTTTTTACTGCAAACTAAAGGAACTCAAAATAGTGATCCTTAACAGAGATAATAAGGATGACAAGTATAGCTACTACTACCCATGGTTGGCACAGCTGGACTTGAAACGGAAGTTCCAGGCACAGTCGGAAACGACCGGAGAGATCGAAAACAGATCGATACTAACGAGTTTACAATCATTAACACTAGTTGGCTGGCGCTTAGCCAATTCGCATGAGCTGGAAAAGATCTTCACAGTGGATAAAGATATGAAGTACAACATGAAACGGATTCAGTTGTACCTAATACAGGCAGGAGACAGTAAGGATCAGCTTGATAGGATACAGAATCATCTTGAAGTGATATTCAATGGGCCTGGAAGAAACAACAATCATTGCGAGGTGACCGTAGGATACGCTGAAGAGTGTCTCGCTGACCATGAGTACGACACAGACTTTTCCAAGCTGCACGAAGGAGAGATGTAA
- a CDS encoding uncharacterized protein (BUSCO:EOG09342HX9), giving the protein MDKVANDRKEPRGAEYNLSTEFRELCMACRKGDLELVDTYIASGIDLNQMDEWDYSPLILASICGHEDVVKLLLEKGCLVSRDTFEGSRAIYGALTDSIRTLLLTYDISKAVDVTQPFASHISAMLLKPKFITSDMLLRLPGGDSISVHKFMLIAMSDFFKGSIEDLVCKSGLMNLLTTTISNEGDDSSWRFIVDYIYLVPKLELESVDIENLVSLARLVGLPDLATASQRIMKQKTITEQLRVKNEVQRQMCEIARGKMKKFVCSEVIEKKLLIDKEQDTDDRLYALDAISGEQKKSLVKDNGADIILCADIGDKYAYYPAHRAILAKSEYFDTLFQSSFAEMSVFGNCTLDDLGIIDLQSLLDDPDSIPVVSLPISAFNDNEKLLDISQRNLHLIEILLCFLYCDYAEIPPDMAIDMIILADSLFIERLKTLAAITITRLKKDYDEAANISLYDIIRVAWQTRMQRLETEVAIIFSMDLPKYVSDPEFEKIVLESAERIQYREDYDTIELIADIKFYLRKKYSIDDDEGTLDPDPKGDIEDENLLERDHLYREDLASLDNLVVKLGL; this is encoded by the coding sequence ATGGACAAAGTAGCCAACGATCGCAAAGAACCACGAGGAGCGGAGTACAATTTATCAACGGAGTTTCGAGAGCTCTGTATGGCCTGTCGAAAGGGCGACCTTGAACTAGTGGACACGTACATAGCTTCAGGCATCGACTTGAACCAGATGGACGAGTGGGATTATTCTCCGTTGATCTTGGCCTCGATCTGTGGCCATGAAGATGTCgtgaagcttcttcttgaaaaggGATGTCTTGTTAGCCGTGATACTTTTGAGGGATCACGTGCCATCTACGGTGCGCTCACTGACTCCATCAGAACCTTATTACTTACTTATGATATCAGCAAGGCTGTTGACGTGACCCAGCCGTTTGCCTCACATATCTCGGCGATGCTTTTGAAGCCCAAGTTCATAACCTCGGACATGCTATTGCGACTTCCTGGAGGAGATTCGATTTCTGTTCATAAGTTCATGCTTATCGCCATGTCTGATTTCTTTAAGGGCAGCATTGAAGATCTGGTATGTAAATCAGGTTTAATGAATCTGCTAACTACGACTATCAGtaatgaaggagatgacTCCAGCTGGCGATTTATTGTGGACTATATATATTTAGTACCTAAGCTTGAACTGGAGTCTGTAGACATAGAAAACCTTGTGTCGTTGGCGAGGCTTGTGGGCCTACCGGATCTTGCTACTGCTTCACAGAGAATCATGAAGCAGAAGACCATAACAGAACAGTTGAGGGTGAAGAATGAGGTTCAGAGGCAGATGTGTGAGATTGCACGGGggaaaatgaagaagtttgttTGCAGTGAAgttattgagaagaaactCCTTATAGATAAGGAACAAGACACTGACGACAGACTCTATGCTCTAGATGCTATTTCTGGAGAGCAAAAAAAGAGTTTGGTTAAGGACAACGGAGCAGATATTATCTTATGTGCCGATATAGGTGACAAGTATGCATATTATCCTGCACATCGTGCAATTCTAGCCAAGTCTGAGTACTTTGATACTCTATTCCAATCTTCGTTTGCAGAAATGTCTGTTTTTGGAAATTGCACTCTAGATGATTTAGGAATAATTGATCTACAATCTTTACTGGATGATCCTGATTCAATTCCTGTCGTTTCTCTACCCATATCGGCATTcaatgataatgaaaaacTCCTAGATATCTCGCAAAGGAACCTTCATTTGATAGAAATTCTCCTCTGCTTTTTATACTGTGATTATGCTGAGATCCCTCCTGACATGGCGATTGATATGATTATTCTTGCTGACTCTCTTTTCATAGAAAGATTGAAGACGTTGGCTGCCATCACCATTACTCGACTGAAAAAGGACTACGATGAAGCTGCAAATATTTCATTATACGATATTATAAGGGTGGCTTGGCAGACACGAATGCAAAGACTTGAAACTGAAGTGGCCATAATCTTCAGTATGGACCTTCCCAAGTATGTATCTGATCcagaatttgaaaagattgtTTTGGAATCTGCAGAAAGAATTCAATACAGAGAAGATTACGATACCATTGAATTGATTGCAGATATTAAGTTCTACCTTAGGAAAAAGTACAGTATAGACGACGATGAGGGAACACTAGATCCGGATCCCAAAGGAGATATCGAGGACGAGAATCTTCTCGAACGGGATCATTTGTACCGAGAAGATTTGGCCTCATTAGATAATTTAGTCGTGAAGTTGGGTTTGTAG
- a CDS encoding uncharacterized protein (EggNog:ENOG41): MSIVIVGAGVAGLTCAYQLARNNYNDITIIAKDFPSTGLLKPEYTSSKSGAHFRPFPSKTIEEFRDSQLTRSTYRFFKRLAVEHPESSVKWVQGTDYLEYSDPLYTAIGKGYADGIDEFRVLKRSELPENVVFGATYKTWCINAPVYLDFLENQLRMKYGLKLIQEEVKSLKQVSLKYPGSLIINCTGMGLQWDGTWDPKCYAIRGQTLLVRPPLDSKYNNCTKTYQMANGEWSFVIPRPLDGGIIVGGTKVNYDTDSSPSIIETEHLIRNARQRFPDLLIDGKNFDIRRINVGFRPARKGGVRIGSENVAGTRIIDCYGFAGSGMEMSWGAGEKVVDLVKGRESRL; this comes from the coding sequence ATGTCCATTGTTATCGTTGGTGCAGGAGTCGCTGGCCTTACCTGCGCATATCAGCTTGCTAGAAATAATTATAATGACATCACTATCATAGCGAAGGACTTCCCTTCGACAGGTCTACTCAAGCCAGAATATACATCTTCGAAAAGTGGTGCTCATTTTAGACcatttccttcaaagactATTGAGGAATTTAGGGACAGTCAATTAACCCGTTCCACGTACCGGTTTTTCAAAAGACTTGCTGTGGAACACCCGGAAAGCTCTGTGAAGTGGGTTCAAGGTACTGATTACTTGGAATATTCTGATCCTTTGTACACGGCTATTGGAAAGGGATACGCAGATGGAATTGATGAGTTTCGAGTTTTAAAGAGAAGCGAGTTGCCGGAAAATGTCGTATTTGGTGCTACTTATAAGACGTGGTGTATTAATGCTCCAGTTTACTTAGACTTTTTAGAGAACCAACTTAGAATGAAGTATGGTCTCAAATTGATCCAAGAGGAGGTGAAATCTTTGAAGCAGGTTTCTCTCAAATATCCTGGTTCATTAATAATTAACTGTACTGGTATGGGACTACAATGGGATGGAACCTGGGACCCTAAATGCTATGCTATTAGAGGCCAGACATTACTTGTGAGACCACCACTTGACTCGAAGTACAACAATTGTACCAAAACTTATCAGATGGCCAATGGGGAGTGGTCTTTTGTCATTCCACGTCCTTTGGATGGAGGTATTATTGTTGGTGGAACTAAAGTTAACTACGATACAGACTCCTCACCCAGTATCATCGAGACAGAGCATTTGATTAGAAATGCCCGCCAAAGATTTCCAGATTTACTCATTGACGGTAAAAACTTTGATATCCGTAGAATCAATGTTGGCTTCAGACCGGCCAGGAAAGGAGGTGTCAGAATAGGAAGTGAAAACGTAGCTGGTACTAGAATTATTGACTGCTATGGATTTGCCGGCTCTGGAATGGAGATGTCCTGGGGAGCAGGTGAAAAGGTCGTCGATCTGGTCAAGGGCAGGGAATCTAGGCTATAA
- the ADE1_3 gene encoding Bifunctional purine biosynthetic protein ade1 — protein sequence MRKSKGLFSLIIMFNILVLGAGGREHALVWKLSQSPKVGRIYCAPGNGGIASVSKVQCVPIGSSPRDFDQLVQFAVEKNVQLVVPGPEQPLVDGVADAFAKVGIPAFGPSKQAAKMEGSKAFAKDFMKRHGIPTAAYHTFTDYYEAKKYVETASTRLVIKASGIAAGKGVLIPSNKLEALEALKEVMVDRNFGSAGDEVVVEEFLEGDELSILCISDGYSYVYLPPAQDHKRAGNGDTGLNTGGMGAYAPAPLATPQLLAEIERTILKPSVDGMRKDGYPMVGCLFVGVMVTPDGQPKVLEYNVRFGDPETQTVLPLLKSELLEVMMATVDHRLDCIDFEVYKDKSSATVVMAAGGYPEKYNRGDIITLKEPLPEDTYIFHAGTELNNAGTLVTAGGRVIAATAVANTLERAVQKAYVGVDYVSFKGKYNRDDIAHRAFDKTPKKVSLTYEAAGVSVDAGNKLVENIKKLVKSTARPGSDPELGGFGGLFDVKAAGYTDMDNTLFVGATDGVGTKLRIAQIMNIHDTVGIDLVAMNVNDLVVQGAEPLMFLDYFATSHLDIDIAEQFVKGVADGCKQAGCALVGGETSEMPGMYAPGHYDTNGTAFGAVIKSQMLPKVSDMAEGDVLLGLASNGTHSNGYSLVRKIIESTEYEYTDPAPWKPSQSIGQEMLIPTRIYVKQLLPSTKAGLILGLAHITGGGLIENVPRALPKGLTAKIDISTWEVPEIFKWLGKTGGVPIKDILKTLNMGVGMVAIVKPENVAQVKKNLQQAGEIVYTIGRLVKRQEGMPGCIVESSEGIY from the exons ATGCGT AAATCAAAGGGtctcttttcattaatAATCATGTTTAACATCCTTGTTCTTGGTGCCGGTGGTCGTGAGCATGCTCTTGTCTGGAAACTTTCACAGTCTCCCAAAGTAGGTCGGATCTACTGTGCTCCTGGTAATGGAGGTATTGCATCAGTGTCCAAGGTTCAATGCGTTCCAATCGGTTCCTCTCCTCGTGATTTTGATCAGTTGGTTCAATTTGCTGTTGAAAAAAATGTTCAGCTTGTTGTTCCTGGCCCTGAGCAACCTCTAGTGGATGGTGTGGCTGATGCCTTTGCCAAAGTGGGGATTCCTGCCTTTGGCCCAAGTAAGCAGGCTGCAAAGATGGAGGGTTCCAAAGCCTTTGCTAAGGATTTTATGAAGCGCCATGGAATCCCGACTGCTGCTTATCACACTTTCACTGATTACTATGAGGCCAAAAAGTACGTAGAAACTGCCTCCACTCGTCTCGTTATTAAGGCTTCAGGTATTGCTGCGGGAAAAGGTGTGTTGATCCCTTCAAACAAGCTAGAAGCACTTGAAGCACTAAAAGAGGTAATGGTGGACCGTAATTTTGGTTCCGCAGGTGACGAAGTGGTCGTTGAGGAGTTTCTGGAAGGAGATGAGTTGTCTATCCTTTGTATTAGCGATGGATATTCATATGTCTATCTTCCTCCTGCCCAGGACCACAAGCGTGCCGGCAACGGTGATACAGGGCTCAACACTGGTGGAATGGGAGCATATGCACCAGCTCCTCTTGCCACTCCTCAACTGCTagcagagattgaaagaacTATATTGAAGCCAAGTGTTGATGGTATGAGAAAAGATGGTTATCCTATGGTTGGCTGCTTGTTTGTAGGTGTTATGGTTACTCCGGATGGTCAACCCAAGGTGTTAGAGTACAATGTCAGATTTGGTGATCCGGAGACTCAGACTGTCTTACCCCTTCTGAAGTCCGAATTGTTGGAAGTTATGATGGCTACCGTTGATCATAGACTTGATTGTATTGATTTTGAAGTTTATAAGGACAAATCCAGTGCTACAGTTGTAATGGCAGCTGGTGGTTACCCTGAAAAATACAATAGGGGAGATATAATCACTCTTAAGGAACCATTACCTGAAGATACTTATATATTCCATGCTGGCACAGAACTCAATAACGCTGGTACACTTGTTACTGCTGGAGGCCGTGTTATTGCCGCAACTGCCGTTGCCAACACACTTGAACGGGCTGTCCAAAAAGCTTACGTTGGTGTGGACTAtgtctctttcaaaggtaAGTACAACAGAGATGATATTGCACATAGAGCCTTTGATAAGACGCCAAAAAAAGTGTCTCTTACATACGAAGCAGCGGGAGTTTCTGTTGATGCAGGAAATAAGTTGGTTGAAAATATCAAGAAGTTAGTGAAGTCTACTGCCAGGCCAGGTTCCGATCCCGAGCTTGGAGGCTTTGGGGGCTTATTTGATGTTAAGGCTGCTGGGTACACTGATATGGATAACACCCTTTTTGTAGGTGCCACCGATGGAGTGGGAACGAAGCTTCGTATTGCCCAAATCATGAACATCCATGATACTGTGGGTATTGACTTGGTAGCCATGAACGTGAACGATTTGGTAGTTCAAGGTGCTGAGCCTCTTATGTTCCTTGACTACTTTGCTACAAGCCACTTGGACATTGACATTGCCGAGCAGTTTGTGAAAGGTGTCGCTGACGGTTGTAAACAAGCGGGATGTGCATTGGTTGGAGGTGAGACTTCTGAAATGCCTGGTATGTACGCCCCAGGTCATTATGACACCAATGGAACTGCATTTGGTGCCGTTATCAAATCACAAATGTTACCGAAAGTGAGTGATATGGCAGAGGGAGATGTGCTATTGGGTCTTGCCTCTAACGGAACTCATTCTAATGGTTATTCGTTGGTGAGGAAAATTATTGAAAGCACAGAGTACGAGTACACAGATCCAGCCCCGTGGAAGCCAAGCCAATCAATTGGCCAGGAGATGTTGATCCCAACGAGGATCTACGTGAAGCAGTTACTTCCATCCACTAAAGCAGGACTTATCTTAGGATTGGCCCATATTACCGGTGGAGGATTAATTGAGAACGTTCCAAGAGCACTTCCTAAAGGCTTAACTGCCAAGATCGATATTTCTACGTGGGAAGTTCCGGAGATTTTCAAGTGGCTTGGAAAAACTGGAGGTGTTCCCATTAAGGATATTCTAAAGACTCTTAATATGGGTGTTGGTATGGTCGCCATAGTTAAGCCAGAAAACGTGGCGCAAGTCaagaagaaccttcaaCAGGCTGGTGAAATAGTTTACACTATCGGACGTTTAGTTAAGAGGCAAGAAGGAATGCCAGGATGTATCGTAGAGAGTTCCGAAGGTATATATTAG
- the GPM1 gene encoding Phosphoglycerate mutase, whose translation MVHKLILVRHGQSEWNSKNLFTGWVDVKLSEQGKKEAKRAGELLKESGLKPDILFTSLLTRAIQTADIALEEADMLYLPVVRSWRLNERHYGALQGKDKAETLEKYGPVQFKTWRRSYDVPPPPIENTSKFSQFGDARYSTVDPAVLPATESLELVIKRMLPFYQDVIAKELLAGKTVLVAAHGNSLRGLVKYLKHISDDDIANLNIPTGIPLVIELDDDLKLIKEPYYLDPEAAVAGAAAVAAQGQKK comes from the coding sequence ATGGTGCATAAACTAATCTTGGTTAGACACGGACAGTCTGAGTGGAACTCAAAGAACTTGTTCACTGGTTGGGTTGATGTTAAGCTTTCAGAGCagggaaagaaggaggctAAGAGAGCCGGAGAGTTATTGAAGGAATCTGGATTGAAACCAGATATTCTCTTCACTTCTCTTTTGACTAGAGCAATTCAAACTGCCGACATCGCTTTGGAGGAGGCCGATATGTTATATTTACCAGTTGTCAGATCATGGAGACTTAACGAGAGACATTACGGTGCTCTACAAGGTAAGGACAAGGCCGAGACTTTGGAGAAGTATGGTCCTGTTCAGTTCAAGACCTGGAGAAGATCTTACGATGTTCCTCCACCACCAATTGAGAACACTTCTAAGTTTTCTCAATTCGGTGATGCCAGATACTCTACTGTTGACCCAGCTGTTTTGCCAGCCACCGAGTCTCTTGAGTTGGTTATCAAGAGAATGTTGCCTTTCTACCAGGATGTCATTGCCAAGGAGTTGCTTGCTGGAAAGACCGTTTTGGTTGCCGCTCACGGTAACTCTTTGAGAGGTTTAGTCAAGTACTTGAAACATATTTCAGATGACGATATCGCTAACTTGAACATCCCAACTGGTATTCCATTGGTTATTGAGTTGGACGACGACTTGAAGCTAATTAAGGAGCCATATTACTTGGACCCAGAAGCTGCTGTTGCCggtgctgctgctgttgccGCTCAGGGACAGAAGAAATGA